A stretch of DNA from Orcinus orca chromosome 3, mOrcOrc1.1, whole genome shotgun sequence:
CTGCACCTTCGGTTGTGAAATCTGAGATGCTCTGGCCTGGAGCCAGTTGGCCTCTTTGCTGCGATCACAGCTGGCCCTTGTGACCACTACCTTTCTTCTCCTGTGGTCCAGAACCGCCAACGTGACAAGTTCTTAATGAACAGAAGCAAATATGGAGTCCCAACAGTTCTGAAACTAAGCAGGATGCatgtccctattttacagaacCATTGTTCCAGACTTCTTTGTAGGACAGGAGCCATGGCACCCCTCAGGGGACTGGTCCACCTTCCCGGAGTGGTTGAAGACAAGAGATGCCAGAAGGATCGATAAGTAAGTCCCAAGTACGTTACCAGCCAGCGTGGCTGTCTTGGTGGCGCCCCAGGGCCCCGGGGGGaaaaggcaggagggagaggagggtctGGCTTCCTCGGTCACCCACCCACCTGCCCGCCCTCCCGCCGTGTACGACCTCAGAGGCCACAGCTCGCAGAGTCCTTCCTGAGGCGTAAAGGAAACCGATTTCGTTTAGCACAGTCTTTGCAGCGGAGGGTTGGTTAGAAACCAACAAGTACCCTGCTGGCCAGTAAGTTCACTTGCTTTCCTCTCTGGGAAATGCTTTGTGGCACTGATGCTGAGAGAGCTTCCTTGAAGTACCTGGGGGTCCCATTTTCCTTGACAGTTGGGCTATAGGGGTCCGTAGATCAacactccctccttcccctctggttGCAGAACCAGTTGAAACAACAGGCAGAGAAGAGAGATCAGAGAACACGTCAGCCCCACTTCCACTCCGCTgattggaaactgaggccccaagtgccatcccctcccccccaaaaccgccaccctcccaccccctgcctcggGGAAACTGGGTCTTTAGACCAGACCCACCAGACCAGGACTGTGGTCTTGCCAGGGTCCAGGGAACTGTGGAAAGAAAAGGGGGGGATCCCCCAGGATTGCAGCCTTTTATTAAATTGGCTCCAGTCAGTCCAGAAGCAAGGACCAGAGGGCTCAGCTGCCACTCAGATCCCCTCTTCTTGGTCTGGAGGAATAAGGATGGAGCGGGGAAAGAGGCAGGGATGTTCTCTAGTGCCAAGCTCCTCCTGAACAGGAAGACCTGAGCCCAGGGCAAAGGGGTCCCCCAGCCCTAGCCCCCGACTCACCGTGACCAGGCATCCTCCTGAACGCTGTCCTCTCCCATatcacagcacagcacagcacagctTCTCTTTCTGCCCTGCTTCCTCCCTTGCCTTCCCCAGGGTGGACTCTGAGATCACTGGGGACCCAACTTCccacacctttatccatttcCAGGCCTCCCTCCCAGGGACTCAGACTGCAAgcccaggaaaaacaaaatgaagcaagAAGTTATGAGTAAAATACAAgtagaaacacaagagaccccgagAGCCTGTGATGTGAATATGAAATTCAGCTTTGCGTGGAGGGGAATAGTTAGGACATTTTGAGGAAAAGCCTTGTGGGGCTGCCTTCTATCTGTGAGCGCAAATCAGGGTGATCCTTTCTGGAGGGCATTAGAGCACCCAGAGGTACCTCTCCACAGGGGATAAGGAGAgccacacattttaaatcaaaatgaGACATAAAATGGAGACACTAACTTGGAAATTAGACTAAAGTCCTTGTGTCTAGTCAAATATCTTTTGTTTGAAAGAAAACCCATCTTGAATGGTTACTGCTTAAGGAGTCATGGAATTTATTGGCTTATAGTACTGAAAAGAGGTAATTTCTGGCTTCAAGCAGAGGTTGGTCTATAGCTCAGAAGGTATCCCCAGGATTCGACCTCCCAACATCCTGCAGCACCCTTGTCTGATGCCGGCTCCATTGTCAGGCAGCATTTGCCTCTGGGTGGCAAGATGGCTGCAGCAGCCCTAGCCTCCCATTGGCTCCTTTCCCAGCAAACCAGCAAAATTCTCGTTTTGTCCTGATGGTTATGACTGGGTCACAAGTCCATCCTTGAACCAATCGTTGTGGCTGGAGATTGCTATGCTGCGATTGGCCAGGCCAGAGCCACATACTCCCCTCCTGGAACTGACCCTCCCAAAGTATATGGACCAAGCATGGGGAAGGGAGTTTCATCCAAAGCTAAGTTCTGGTGTTCCCAGGAAAGTGGGGAATATACTCGGCAACAAAAGGAAGATAGGTTCACTTGAGTCAGTGAAAGAACGTTTATAGAAATGCCCTCTTCCTTCTTGTCCCCTCCAGTTAAGGCAGTTATTCTTAAGATCAAAGCATTcgagaaaaactgaaaaacaaaatgacaaaaactaTTCCTTATTCCATTATATTTTGCAGAATTACTTAATTACAGCTCTTCTAACATTATGAAAATAACTACTTGCACACAGAATGGTATGATACATATGTTTAAATGTGTTCAAAGATATCTTacgattaaaagaaaaagaacgtgCAATAGAattgctttctccttttttttttttcttaattgcaaACAGACAGCGTTTCTTCCTTATCAGATCCAGCAGAACTTTCCGGGCCGGCCTTGCAGCACTACCTCTATTTTGGCATTGTGCTTCTAGTTGCAGAAGCTGTATGAGTTCCAGACAACCAATTTGCAAACGAACCATTTGCAAGGCCAGAGCCACTGTTCCCCGTCCCCTCGGGCTTGCCTCTTCCTCGTGGCTTTCCAAATACTACTGTGCTCTTTGGGCATGGGAGGAAACAGGCGATGCAGAGTTAGGGTGTCGGGCAGGGGGATGGAATGTGCTGAGTCAGACAGAGGTGGGGAGCTGCCTCCTGATTGAGGCTGCGCCCTGTTGAGAGAGAGGAGATGAAGGAGCTCCCTGGGGCTGGATCTTGGGATCAAGCCCTAGAGCCACGCTGTGGCCTTGGGCCTTGATCTCTCCTGAGGCTGTGGAAGGCTGTTGCTCAAGATGGTCTGATTTGTGCCACCCTGTCAGGTGGTTGGGAGAGGCTGGGCTTGGCAGGGAGACTTGCTGGGGAGAGATGTCACTTGTTACTCGTCACCCAGGCAGGAGGTGGTGAGGACGGAGCTCTGAAAGTAGGGATCTCAGAACCTCAAGGAACAGCTGCTGAGAAAGCCCTGTTACCACTAGTGCTTGCTGCCCAGTGTACTTTCAAGGGGCCACAAAATACctcgtttgttttttttggctgtgccagaaGCTTGCTGagtcttagctcccccaccagggattgaacccgggctccggcagtgaaagtgtggagtcctaaccactggaccaccaggggattccccttgaataacttttctttcattctagagAAGTTGACGCGGTCTTGAAGTATCTGAAACAACGTTGTCATGCCAAGAAAATTGGAGTCGTGGGATTCTGCTGGGGTGGAGTTGCTGTGCATCACATGATGATGAAATACCCAGAATTCAGGGCAGGGGTGTCCATCTACGGTAAACCTGCCTTGTGCATTTTTACACAATGAAAACTGGAGGAGGGATTGAGTGACAAAGGCCACGAACCTCTTCCCAAACTGAGGGTCCTGGGGTAACACAAACCCCAGTGGAGCAGAGATGGCCTATCTTAAGGAAttggttttaaaaatctgaagctAGAGGCGGAAGTATGTAATATCTAACCAGAGGGAACCTGGGTCCTGACAGTGTGCCTTTGGGGAAATCCCCTAATCCGAGGTCTCAATTTCTTAACCTAGGATGAAGGGGATAACTTTCTTTCTGTGATAATGGTTAATATCAAGCAATATTTTTATGAGCAATAGCTGTGAAAAGATTTTTCCAAGATATGACTAATTCTCAACTACTCACGCATGCATGCagtcctgcacacacacacacacacacacacacactatatatacacacgcatatatgtgtatatatatgaaaacagGGAAAGGGAAAACTGACTCTAAAATGTTAATAGCAACATAAACATTTCATGCAAACAAACCAAATGTATCACACCAATGACATAAGAACATTATATCTGTGTATAGAAATGGTTACTAAGTGAGGATATGGAAACATCCGACCTTGGCTTTCTTTCATGATAGTATATCCAACAGTTATACTAATGATTCTTATTTGGCTTAATGGTTCCTCACTGCGGTATTTTCACTTacttttagcattaaaaaaaagccCTTTACCTGTTTACTTACTCAAAGGCAGCAGCAAGCTGCCGGTTGCCGCTGTGCACAATGGGGCTGGCAGCCCTCGCGGCGCCTTTGTGTGAATTAGCACAAGGCGCTCCGGAGTGGACTGCTCGCCGGCGCCCCCTCGTGGCCGCCTCTGCGCAGTGCGCGACGGCGGAGCCGGGCGGGACTTGGAGCCCAGGGGCCTCAAAGCGCTGTGCAGCCGCCTAACGTGGCCTTCACAGAATAGGGTGGAAAGCGTGGCCCTCTTGCCCGTGGCTCCCTGCATTCTAGAGAGGAGTTACAGCTAAGGGGAGGCTCTCCGGCTTACTTGGCTTTGCTATACTGCCAACAGgaaatggaaaacaattttttttcctccatactGACTGGGATTCTCTGTGACCACCCTTGAGTCAGGCTCCGCTGTGAGTCCTCTATCTGAGTAGGTCCCGACCTTGGGCTCTCTCCTTGGCCCACTGGGTCAGTTTAGCGAGAACTCCCCATCCTTGATATGTGATCAAATTCCTCCTGTTCCCCCCCCCATGCCTTGTCacctggcctgccttcagcaaaGGCTTTGTCAAATACTGTCTGGCCAGAATCCCCGTAGCCCGATGATTCCTTAGTCATTTTCCATCCACCGGCCCCCATCCTGCTCCGTGGTGGAAAATCCCACTTGTCCTTGCATTTGGGGTTGAGTCTGGTGTCCCTCCCTCACTGCAAACCCTTGTTGCCGTGGTCTCCTCGAATAAAATCTTCCTTACCGTCTTTGACAAGTGCCagaataatcttttctttttttaaataaatttatttattttatttatttagctttggctgtgttgcatcttcgttgctgagcgcgggctttctctagttgcggcgagcgggggctactcttccttgcggtgcgcaggcttctctttgcggtggcttctcttgctgcgcagcacggcctctaggcccactggcttcagtagttgtggcttgtgggctctagagcacaggctcagtagctgtggcgcacgggcttcgctgctccgcagcatgtgggatcttcccgtaccagggagcgaacccgtgtcccctgcattggcaggtggactcccaaccactgcgccaccagggaagcccagaatgatCTTTTCTTTAGAACTCCTCTCATCTCAGAATGACAGTGGAGTTTGAAACTTTTACTTATTTTCCTATAGGAGTGGGCACACTCAAAGTTGTCTGAATCCCCAAAGTCCAACATGCTTTTGACTAAATGATCTCTAAAATTCTGAAGGCACTTTAGAAGGATGAAAACTAATTATTATGAATGACCTGCTGGGACCCGCTGCCGTGCCCAGGGACTTCACACATGTGGTCTCCTCTGAGCACAAATACCCCATCAAACCCTGATGTCAGAACCTTGGGGCTTGAGTAAACTGTGAGAAACTTCCAGAACAGCGGTGGTCAGATGGTCCAGATTTGAAAGTTATCACCTCTTGGTAAATGAAGACACGTCCCAAGAGGGAGCATTTTTCAGGCTGCTGCGTATCTTTACCTGCCAAGCAGCCGGCCAGGTCTACAGCCGTCATTTAATGGCCTGATTCCTGGTGAGTGAGGTAGAGAGAAGGGACCTCAGACTCAGTAACCTCTTTGAGCCCAGTTTTATAGAACAGGCCACTTTTGTGGAATTGCTAAAAAGAAGAGACACAAAACCCCCAAAgcatatgttttcttttgaaaaatctaaCTCACATCGTATTCTGTGGCACATGTACGGGAGTCATACCGTGTGTCCCTGTCCCGCCCCCATTCTCCAGGCATCATCAAAGACTCTGAAGACGTGTACAAATTAAAGAACCCCACGTTGTTCATTTTTGCTGAAAACGATGCTGTGATTCCTCTAGAGCAGGTAAGTTGGCATCTTAACTCTTCTCGTCTCTGTGTTTAATAGCAGGACTTGACATTTTGGGGAAAACATCCCGAAGGATTCATTTGTTGCTCCAAATACGTTTCAACATTAAAGTTTTAAAGGTGTGTTTTATCGGGGACTTTGAGGGGGTCTGTAACCCCTTAAGTGCTCCTGCCATGGCTGGATGGCTGGTTACTTCCCTGCCCGTGCCCCTTCCGCGTGGAACCCATGAGTTATCATAAGATCTCTGTCCTTAAAGACAcagctctgtttgttttttttaattaaaaaatttttttattgaagtatagttgatttaccatgtcatgttagtttcaggtgtacgccacagtgattcggttatacataaaaaatatatatatatacatatatatatgtatatgtatatattttttcagattcttttcccttataggttattacaaaatatggagtatagttccctgtgctatacagtaggtccttgctggttacctattttatatatagtagtgaagACACAGCTATGTTAAATCCAGTATGTTGATAAGGAAAAGGCAGATGGAAACTGTGGTTCAAAAGCAGTTGTTTAGAAATTACTGTTGTTATTCATAACTGATACATTTTATTGATATGTTTTAAACAACTTACACCTGAATCTATGAATTACATATTGAATACATTGAATATGGTATATGCAAATAGACTGAAGTATATAttgaataatatataaatatattaatacaatttcaaataattgatatatctttaaaaaaagtattttatttttatttatttggttgcaccgggtcttagttgcggcacgtgggctctttaaTTGCAGCAcacatgtgagatctagttccctgaccagggatcgaacccgggccccctgcattgggagtgcggagtcttaaccactgcaccaccagggaagtcccctgatgtATCATTTTTATATCGCTCTGAATTCTCTCCTTTGCCAGAGGTGCGGACTGTGccgattttaaaattaaaagtgaaaaattcatGATAGCTATGGAACTTAATTTAAAGCACAGATGTTAAAGCTCTTTGATAAGCATTCAGGGAAGATTTGGAGAATGGAAAATATTGCTAGAGGGTTAAAGTCCTATCGTCATGAACTCTTTTGCCAACCAGGTCTCTCTGCTGACTCAGAAGTTGAAAGAAAACTGCGAAGTGGAATATCAAATTAAAACGTTTTCTGGGCAAACGCACGGCTTCGTGCATCGCAAGAGAGAAGATTGTTCGCCTGAAGACAAGCCCTATATCGATGAGGCAAGAAGGAGCTTGCTCGAGTGGCTGAACAAGTACGTGTAGCCAAGGCCAAGGGCAAACTTTCTCAAAATAGCTCGCATCCAGAAATTTGCTTTGATAATGCTTAGatcatttgatttcattttcactttacaGAAGATGAATCAAGGAATCCTGAAATTCATCTGAAACACAAATTCAGTAGGAAAAGTTAATGTATGAAATACTTTAACCTTTAACATGtgcataaagaaaaattttaacaacAGGTCGGGACCTGAAGAATTTGGATGGTAGAGTAACGTGCTAACTTTAGGAAAAACCTAGAGCTATCCAGGGACCAGCTCACAGATCAGGCATGGCCTTCCGGCCTTGAATTGAGCACATCCTCTAAAACGAATGCTATGGCAAAACCGTGAAGAGCCTGAAATGTAAACTCAGGTAAAGCCCACCTTACTTGgacttttctctctgtcttaaTACAGATGAATTTGTCATGTTCATATATTGCACTATGAGAaattttgagattaaaataaGGTTTTAATGACTGACCTAATCATATCAAGCTAAAGACTTAATTTCTGAGTTTTTGAATCTGTGGCTTTTTCTAAAAGCTAATAAAAAACGATGGATGAGCGTTGCCATCCAGCTCCCTGCTAGGCAGTGGTGTTTCAGACAGTGACGTTTTCGggtccctggggctggggtggcaTCACAAATCTCTCCTGTGTTCAACCAGAAGGGTGGTGTCAAGGGTAAAgtttcagtttttacatttaaattagttaaaatcacatcaaatcGAAGGCCCAGCTCCTCAGTAGCCCTCCCAAGTCAAGCCTTCCATAACCATGGGTGGCGGGTGGGAACCGCATGGGGCGTGCGTGTCTGCAACGGTCAAGCCACTTCACATACTGTAGCTGCATCCTGCTGATGCTGTTAACCCCATCATCCCCCACGTGACAGCCCAGCGGTCGTCCTTCTCAGTCCCGGCCCAGAGGATCTCTCTACCTGGCCAAGTGCTCACGACTAGAGCACGTAGCCATCCTTCCCGCTGGCCTGCAGGCTCTGCAGATGCTGAAGGGCTACCTTGTTCTCCACCGGGCCGGCCCTGCAGGAGGCTCTCACCAGGTGGGGCTGCGGGGAGGGGGCCGGCTTGGGTCCTGGGTGGAGGGTGGGCTTTCAGCCCAATGTGCATGGCTGACTGGGGGCCGTTTCTTGTCAGGGCTGGGGCTCCGGGAGGGAAATCGGGGAAATTTCTCGTCCGGAAGCCGGGGAGCAAGGAGGTCCCGGCAGCCTCAGGGAGCTGTCCCTCATCTTccgtggtcgctgggcctgcagAGGCCCCGGGAAGGGGTCCCGGGCTGGGCCAGAGGCCGGGCAGCTGTGGGTGGAGTGGAGAGGAGGTGAGGGCGCGGGGAACCAGGCTGGCTGTAGAGAAAATGAGAGGCGTGAGGGAAGAGCCCAGGACTCAGGACCCAGAGGGGCTTGACTTGTTCTGCTTTTTAAGGGGAGCTACTTGGTGGAAGGTGCGAGGGGGTTGAAGGTGCAGTGGAGAGGTTCTGTCAGGCACGGGGACCTCAGCTCTCAGGGTGAACCTGTCCAAGAGCCCTGACTCACCTCTGCTCCATGCCCACGGCTGCTGGAGGGGGCTCCCATCACTGTCCCTCCACGGGCCAGGCTGGAGTGGCCGCCTGGAATAACGCGCCTGGCTGTGCTGAGAGGAGAGCACCCTGGAGGGCCCTGCATGGCTCGTCAACGCTCTGGCCTGGAAGTGATGCTTCTCTCCCCTCACTGGCCTGAGCTGCTCACACGGCCCCGCTGGTCACAGAATCTGGAAGCGCGATCCCGTCGGGTGCCCAGAAAGGGCCACGTGTTGGTGAGGCTCACTCGTGACTACCCGAGATGGGGAACTGAGGGAGCAAGCTTGAAGAGATGGAATCTAGGGTAACACCGCCCACCCCACACATGACGGGAGTGTATgagtttcctactgctgctgtgaCAGATGATCACTAACTTTGTGGCTTAAAGACAAATGTATTATTCCGTCAGCTCAGCTGTTTTTTCTGCTCTGGGTCTCACAAGGCCAAAGTCCACCTGCTGGCTCGTTAGGCTCCCTTCAGGAGGTCtgggaaggatccacttccaaatacagctgacccttgaacaagagGCCTGGACTGCGTGCGTCCACTTGCAGGTGGGTATTTTCCAACAGTAAACACTGCAGAGCTACACGATGCGCGGCTGGTTGAATCCTTGGATGTGGGACTGAGTGTATGGAGGGCCAAAGGGCCGGCTGTAAGTCACTCAGGGGTCTTCACCTGCACAGGTGGGCGGCGCCCctaacccgtgttgttcaaggacCAAGTGTGCACCCCAGTTTTTGCCACAGCCGTCCCTTGCAGTTCGGGACCGAGGCCCCGTTTCCTTCTTCGGCCCCTTCAGGCCTGTCTTCAGGGCCTGCACACGGTCCCTGCATCTCAGGGCCAGCAGGGGGGCATCCAGTCCTTCGCGCCTGCACCTCCCTTCTGTGACCACGAAGGGCTCCTGTGATATCACGGGACTCACCTGCATCACCTCCCTCTCTTAAGGTCAGCTGACTAGTACTTCATGCCGTCTGCAAAGTCCCTTCACGGCAGCACCTACATCAGAGTGATTGGATGACTGCGTAACCAGACTGAACCCTGGTTTGGAATCCTGCCTGCCACCGGGAGGGGGGTGGAGGGGCTGGCCAGATGACCATGGGTGCGAGCACAGAGGCCGGAAGTTCACACTATCAGCTTCAACCGCCCTTGAAACGGGTCAGGATCATACAGTAAGTCTTGGTAAGTGCAGATTTTCAGCGCTGTATAAACGAGTTTATTTCAATGAGTGAATGGTGCAAACTATGCAGCGTCTCTTGGCAATGACCGGCATATCATGAGGATTTCAGGTGCTAATGCAGTAATTCTCAAACGTTGTTATCTCAAGATCCCTGTATGCGCTTAAAAACTTATTGAggaccctcccccctcctcccaagagcttatgtttTTGTCAGTTACACCCGTTGGCATTTAGcgttagaaaataaaactaaaaaattaaggcaaatatttattttaaaataatgaacacaCGTTAATATACACTTTTTGTAGTttccaaaacaaaagaagaagagtGGCGTTGTTTTCCACTTCTGCAAATCTTCTCGATGTCTCTCTTAGCAGAGGACAGTGGGTTCTCACATCTGCTTCTAACAACACATTCAATTCAGTGCAGTGCAGTCTGGCCACATCGATATGTTCAGTAGTTGGAAAACAGTGCATATTCTGTTTTAGTCTCTTCCAAAACAGAACAAGTGGTAGTTTCAATCAACTTTTCATTCTGTTACGTTGGTCCACCTACACAAGAACGAGACCGTAATATACTGATGATTGGAAAACACTAGCTTACTGAGCCACGCACAAATACCATCAGTCGttgctggcgggggtggggggagaaagagggagactcCAGAGACCCTCCCGGAGTCACTGAGGACACAGTGAGCAGGTGGCTGCCGCCTACAAGCACTCTCACCAGACACCGGACCCgtcggcaccttgatcttggaccgccagcctccagaactgtgttgTCTAAGCCACCCGGACTACGGTACTTTTGTTGTAGGTGTTCCACTGAAGTGACAGGGTCACAATTCATTTCTGAGCAGCCGTCTGTCACGCAGACGTGTGAGTAACCGGCTGTCAGTCACATTTAAATAAAGACGGTGTCCACAGGGAGGGGCCGGTCCAGCTGAGGCGGCTGCCATGCCTGTTACGTGAGGTGCTTCAAACACTTGCTGTGTCGAGCGAGCACCGAGACGCGTTGTACTCTGGGGCCGAAATCTAATGGCTCAGTGGCTGGCACTGCTTCGAGGTCACCCTTCAGTGACAGCAGCTTTCTAAGCGGGTGGTGGTGAGGAATACAGCTTCTAGCACCACCACCCGATCCCTACTCACGAGTTTTACCCGTCActgcttttgcaccatcagtgcACCTGTCAACACGGTGAAAATGGCAAATCAGCTCTTAGAAACTACTGTTGACCTCACAGCCCCTTGAAAACCGCTGTTATCACCTACGTAAGACGTTACAACAGCATTCAGGATCCAGCATGTTCCAGGTGCCCTCGCTGCTGCCACTGCGTTCCCCCAACGCTCCCCAAGGAGCCACCTGTCTTTGGTGCCCTCTCTCCTGGCACTTCAGATGAGCCCCGTCTGCCCGGCTACCCCCAAGAAGCACCTGAAATGCAGAAACACTTCTCCACGCCTAGTAGTACTTCAATTATTTGTTACTTCGttactcccacccccaccccccgccccctttAGTGGAGCTGTTTCACCacgaacaaagaaagaaaggattaaaGACATTCGGTCACATACAACCCACTAGCCTCTCAGCCCCTGCAGAAGCGTTTGTATTTCTGAGTGGTTGTTTATAATTAAAGACCAGGCCACCTAACAAACATTGaatagggaactccctggtggcccagtgctAGGACTTGGCGCcgtcactgctggggccc
This window harbors:
- the CMBL gene encoding carboxymethylenebutenolidase homolog, whose product is MANEAHPCPCDIGHRIEYGGLGREVQVEHIKAYLTASPVDAGKAVIVIQDIFGWQLPNTRYMADMIAGNGYTTIVPDFFVGQEPWHPSGDWSTFPEWLKTRDARRIDKEVDAVLKYLKQRCHAKKIGVVGFCWGGVAVHHMMMKYPEFRAGVSIYGIIKDSEDVYKLKNPTLFIFAENDAVIPLEQVSLLTQKLKENCEVEYQIKTFSGQTHGFVHRKREDCSPEDKPYIDEARRSLLEWLNKYV